The Pyrus communis chromosome 14, drPyrComm1.1, whole genome shotgun sequence sequence tttctaaaattgtttttgcatatttcttTTGAGTAATAAAGATACCATCATTTGATTAAATGATACTAATTCCCAAAAAAATAATGCAACATGCCTAGATCACTCATCTCATATTTCCTCATCATGTCATTCTTGAAATTCAAGATTATTTGATCACTACTTCCAGTATAAACCAAAACATCAACATATAAGGAAACAATAAGGATATCTGAAATACCTTCGGTTTTGACATAGAGGGCAGGTTCATTCTCACTTCTTTGAAATCCCCTTTcattgaaatatgagtcgatctCTCCATACCATGCTCTCGGAGCTTGTTTCAAGCCATAAAGTGCATTCTTAATCTTATCCTCTAAGAACAAATCCTTGAGGTTGATCAACGAACACCTCTTCTTTTAGGACTCCATTTAGGAAAGCGGACTTGATGTCAAGTTGGTGTAGAAACCACCCCTTCTGCGTAGCTACATAAATAAGGCATTTGATTGTTTCATGCCTAGCTACCGGTGCAATGGTTTCTTGGAAGTCAATCTCGGGTTTCTTAGAATAACCCTTTGCTACCAATCTAGCTTTAGTCCTTTGAATGGAACCATCTTGATTGAGCTTAGTCTTATAAATCCATTTCACTCCAATGACGAAGTTGTCACAAGGTCTGTCTACTAGTTCTCATGTCTTGTTTTTCACAATGACATTAATCTCCTTTTACATTGCAGCCTTCCATGTATCTTATTTCACTGCATCATCAAAGTTTTTCGGTTCTACAACACAGAAATTACAGCTTTCATAGACTTCATTTAAGCTCATTAACTGAATCGGCGTTGAACTTGGACTCGAAGTTGTGGGATAGTGAACTTGAGGACTGTTTTCAGGTGACTATCGTGGAATTTCCGGCTCAATTTCCTCTTCATTTGGCcgattttcttcttcaattctgaTTAGTGCAGATTCCTCTCAGATGGTTGCTTGATTGCAATCCCACGAAGATTTCTCACTAAAGAGAACATCTCTACAAACCacaactttcttcttttttaagttGTAGAGTCTGTACCATTTTGTGTGTGAAGCATAGCCTACGAAAATGCATCACTTGACTCATCAAGTTTTTGTCTTAGTTCTTTCGGAACATAAGCAAAGCAGATTGACCCAAACACTCTCAAGTGATTCAAGGAAGGCTTTCTTCCACTCCATGCCTCAAATGGTGTCTTGCCTTCAACCACCACTATCAGATGCCTATTCATCAAGTAGACCGCTGTATTAACTGCCTTACCCCATAAATATTGAGGCATTCCCTTGTCATGCAACATTGCCTTAGCCATTTCGACTATGGTTCTGTTTTTTCGCTTGGCTACTCCATTTTATTATGGAGTGTAGCTAACAGTAAGTTGCCCTTCCAAGCCAATATCTTAATAAAACTTATCAAATTCTGTGGATGTGTACTCTTAAAACTTATCAAATTCTGTGGATGTGTACTCTCTTCCTCTATCACTTCTAAGAACTTTGATTAGATAACCAAATTGTCGCTCAACCATAGCTTGCAACTGCTTGAAGATTGAGAACACTTATGATTTCTGTCTTAGAAAGTATACCTAAGTCATTTTGGAATAATCATCCACGAAGATTAGGAAATACTTGTTTCCCACTTGAGTAGAGGCCTTCATGGGTCTGCAAACATATATATGAATCAATTCCAATGAAGCTTTTGCTCTCCAAGCTTTACCATGTGGAAATGAATCTTTGTGATGCTTCCCAAGTGCACAACATTCAcatatttcttcattttcttggatACTCGGCAACccacacaccatttttttttcttgtagctTTTTGAGACTTTGAAAATTCAAGTGGCCAAGTTTTTTATGCAATAGCTTTCAATCTTCTTGCACTTCCATCTTGAGTGCATATTGAGTTGCATAGAAAGCTTCTACTCTTCCTCATCTCAATCTTAGCCAAGAGTTGTTCATGATTCATTCCATCATATATCTTGCAAGTATTGTCTCCAAAATACAAGTAGTAGCCATGCTTAATGAGTTGTCCAAGACTTAGCAAATTTTGCTTCAAATCAGGAACTAACATGACATCCTTGATGAACATCTTTCCATTCTTCGTATGCACGTCAATAGTACCTCTTCCCAAGTATCAACTAGCTGCCCATTTCCCATCTTCACTCGGGTTGGGTTTGTAGTGTCAATATTATGGAGAATGTTCTTGTTCGTCGTTATATGATTGCTACAGCCACTATCCACAAACCAAACTTTAGCTTCTTCTTGGACGGTTGTATTATGACCAACATAAAACATATTGGTCTCTTCACCTTCAGCTTTGGTGTAGTGAGCTAGTTGATTATCTTTGTAAGTACAATCCTTTTTCATATACCCGAATCTGCTACACTTGTGGCATTTCACTTTTCCCTTGAACCAACATTCATCAGAATGAGCTTTGTCACAAATTTTTCACTTCGAAACATACGAACTCTTCTcaacctttttcttctcttaccCTTTCCTTCCCACActttttttttgcctttccaATTCTTGTTGGACTTGGCTTTGCTTTGACTTGAACTAGCTTTAGTTTTTGGATTCACTGTAAGTGTTTGGAAAACATTTTCTACATCATTGTTGTCATGCCTGGATAGTCTCTGAGCAAAACCTTTGAGTAAACCAATCAATTCTTCAACACTCAAAGTTGACAAATCCTTAGTCTCCTCTATGATTGAAACTATgttgtcatactttcttggcaagCTAATTAGATACTTCTGAACTATTCTCTCATCAGACAAGGTTTCACCATAacttttcatttgattaataatctCAGACAATCTACTCAGGTAATCATCTAGTAATTCATCATCTTTCCTTCTTATGTACTCAAAATCTCTTCTCAAAGATTGGAGTTTGACTGCCCTTACCTTAGTAGAGCCTCTGTAGACTTTCTCCAGCACATCCCAAGTTGATTTGGCATCTGTCTTGTTCGAAATTCtcggaaaattttcatttgagaTAGCATTTTGGATGACCCCAAGAGCTTTTGCATCTCTCTTGATGTTTTCCTTTAGTTCCCTTGTTTGAGCCTCTATCAAAACCACAGTACTTAGAGGTACCACATAGCCATCTTCCATCAAGCTCCACAAATCATGAGATACAAATCTTGTTCTCAACTTTGTCCTCTAGAAGTCATAATTCTCTCCAATGAAGATAGGAGTTCGAATCTCTCCACTACTACTTGAACCAGCcatgaatttgaaaattttgattctaGGGTTTCACTTAGAATTTTCCCCCTTTTGAGAATCAAAAAACGCCCTACTATTTGATCAAACCATGTTGATATTCAAACAATCTTTCATCTTAATAAACTAAACACACGGATTAGGCTAGAAAGATGAAGCAACATATGACAAATATGAGTAGAACAGGAAAATAGAGGGCAGTGAGCAAACGGGGAAACAGAGGGCAGAGAGCTTTTTCATGAAGATATATTTTTTGATATTGATTGAATGTCCCAATACATGGGACATCTGATAAGGCAAATGGTCAACTCTTTTACAAAAGATCTATGCCATACATGTGGCAATAGATTAAAAATCCAAACATTTCAAATTACATAAAAGGATTAACTTTAAAGCAAATGATTAACTTTAACAAAAACGACCTAAAGCGGAAAATCCATACTGAAgtgaaagtaaattaaaaactcTCTTAGAGAGATGcaacaaaactaaaaacaaaattaaactagaGGTTTCTTTCTACAACTTATTAATAAAAGCGCTCTAAACTATACATCTTAAAACTCATAACCCTTTAGATTATCAAAACTCATACTTTTGGTATAGTAGTGTCACCATCCTACCTAAAACACCAAATTTAGTAGTGTATATGAAGTGGGTGGTGTGGATCCAACAAGATGGTTGAGATTTGAGACAAATAAAAACCAGAGTAAGAAGAAATCACCAAAACGAGATTGATGACGAGGTTCAAACCATAATTAATCATTAGGCGATAAAAATTCAATCGAAATCGTCTTCGGTAAGTGTATGAAGAGTGCAAGAGAGCACTTTATAAGAGAGTTATTGTGATAGTTGGAATAATTTtatcttataatttttttgaagaacCAACTATAATTGTATGCTCACGAATGAAATATACAAAAATTAACGATTAGAATTAACTAGCACGACTAATGCTAACATTTTTCCAGGCAACATAGGCCCAGAGTCTCACATCAAACGCTTGCAATTATAGTGGATGTCATATGTGCCTACCCCACATAAAAAACGATAGGACAAAGCACTGTCAGATCTTCCACAATCCACATGCAAAAGTTTGTTAGCAACTGCAGTGCCTCGGTCATCCACCAACtaaaaaacaaactcaaaacatAACTCAAAAGATCCCAAAATCCCAAGGCACACAAGCACTTTTGACTTCATAAGAATACAATTGTAACCACTCATACAGACAAATCTGCATCTCCATGTCcatttttcctttccaaactCTTCACCCTTCACAAGGCTCAAGCTTACATATGCAAATAAAAGACCCATCTAagtataaatttaaattatgaaaaagaaaaaaattataatttggtTTACAGAGAAAACAAGATCCACAAGAAATGgcctaattaataaataaatcgGATTTTATAACTTCAAATTGAGATCAACACTTTCTCCTACTTCACCATTGCAATTGTTGTTTAGAGTGGTCGCTGCCCTACCATTTTGTGCCTTTGCTAGTGGGAAGAAGCTGTAGAAAGCTTGTTGTGGATTTGGAATACTTGGTCCTGGCTGGTAAATTGTGTCATCTGCATTGTTCCCCTATAACAATTCGAAtgaacgaaaaaaaaattagacaattaATGAAATGAAACTGCTAAACAAAGTTAGTGAAATGAGAAGTGGGCTGTATTGATTATCGCACTTGATAGTGAAATGATTCAAAATCTGGAATTTCACGGTTATGAAACGCAAGATAAGATGGAGGGAGGTTGAGCTTTGGGCTGGGACATGTCCAACTAGTTGAAGGAGGGGCTAGGGTGAGAAAATCTCCATTGACACTCCCATTTTCTTTGATGCTGCTTCTTGAATTCGACTCAGAAATTGAAGTTGAGCATGAAGGTCCTTCTCTGAATATGGtgcaaaggaaagaaaatccaTGTGAGCAAAATAATGTGCTTGGTGTAAATAAATGGAAGATAATTAGAGATAAACTGACCTGAAATTTGTTTTGATTGCTGGATCAAAATTAAAGGCGGATCTGTTCCCACATGAAGTTGCTTCATCGGCTCTTATAGGAGGAGCAACAAATGTAGGGAACTTGATGGAGGGGACCGGTGGATTCTCTAGAGAAAATGGATATGGCCTCTTCATGCCAACCATCTACTACATATTAAAGATAGTaagaattaatcaaatgaagTATTATTCGAGTGATATTCTATATATTGATTATATTCTAATCTAAATTACGAGGAGGAAAATTACAATTTGGGTTCAGAAGGAGGACCACATTGCTATAGTCAACTTGGCTACTCATAGGTATGTATGAACACCAATCTCTTAGGTGCCTCACAAAATTATCAAACAGATTGtactcaaattcaaattcaattgcatcaaaataaaacaaactgaAATATAAAAGTATACAAATTCTTTCTGAATTCCAATGTGAAATAGGATTTCCAAATCTAATGAAATCCCACTGGTTGGACTAATTCCCACTAGGAGAAATAATTTGCAAAATAAGTACtgagaaattttaagttttgagaTGCTAAAATTAGATACATATTTCAGGAAAAAGAGGCAATCATATAGGCTAAATATAGAGGTGAACAGAACAAACCTTTTCTTCATCCGGCCACATAGGAGTATAGTTGCTGTAATAGCTTTGGTTTGAAGGGGGCTCTATCTGCAAATTTAGTACAGATGATGAATTTGCTGTTGACAGATTAACCTGCAATATTTCCCATACACCAACAATTCATTCTcaaatagaattaaaaagagTGGATCATCAAAAGTTCATTAATTTCTTCACGtaactaaattttattttttttatacgacaatattctaaactactttaATCTACAAAGAGGCACGCTATCCTGAGTTAACACTTGCCTAACTTGAATCTAACATTTCTTCACATAATTAGATTTTTTCTAGAACTACAAAGAGAAAGGGGAAACTGAAACAAACAACGAAGAAAATAGAGTAGAAAGAATGTGTTACCattgaaggaggaggaggaggtggcggTGGAGGAGGAGGCTGCTGGTGATGAAATTGCTGTGTTCTTGTTGGAAAATTGGAGAGCGGCCAAACGGGGTTGTTGTTGCTGGACTCAAAAGGCAAATTCATAGTAGACCTGAATGCCAATCCAGGATCCAACCCAGGATTACAACTCACCTTCTGATCAAGAATATTAAACTCACATGGATCCCACAAGTTGGGAACATGATTCCCATTGCCACCACCATTaatgttattgttgttgttattatttCCCACACCAAATGGAACAGTTCCACTGCTGATCATTGGCTTCCTACCATCAACGCCGCTGTGGGCCGATGGAATAAACTGCGGATGGAAAATCGAGTTGGGGGAGGGCAGATCCAGTGATGGGAATGGGATTGAAGAGGGAGGCTGATAAAAATGCCTGATCGGAACCGAACTAGTACACGAATATGAAGAAGATTTTGTTGGTGATGGGAGAGAAGATGGTGGGGTGGTGGACAAAATTGCAGCTGCTGCTGCTTTCTTCTGCTGTTCTTCAAGCCTGATTTTCTCAAGCTGTGCAACACCAAGTCCTCTCTGTGGCACTTTTTTCTGCTTTGTTTTTTTGGATGAAGATCTACTACTGATGATGTTATTGCTTCCCAACCCAATAATTTCAGTGCTAGTGTTTTGGGTTTGTTCTTCCTCATGAGCCATTTCTTTTGCTATGTTAATAAATCCATCTACTTTTATAGCAACAAAAGATTGATAATAAAAAAGAGGGGATTTCTGGATCACACTCAGAAACTCAGGATTTGAAATGGGGATTTATGGGAGAAAAACTAAATCTTGATGGTGATTTGAGTTGGAGGAGGAACATGTTCTTGTGGCTTTTGTAGTGCTTGCTCTTGTTCATCTCTTCCATGAAtaaaaatttgggttttttataacttttttttgggagtttaaggaaataaagaaacaaagatTGGAGAGAGATACCCAAATCCTTGATTTTCAAGAAACCATGATTTGAAAACAAACTCTTAGAGGAATTTAAGATTACCCAAAATCTCGCTTGGGGAGGAACAAACCCAAAAGCCTAGCCAAGTTTTTAGCAAAACAAAcagtacaaaaattaaaaagggaaaggggagagagagagagagagagagagagagagagagagagagagagagagagagagagaagcggAAGAGAGATAATCTGAGaggttttcagatttttctcACATGTCCGAGAGAGATCAgatgacagagagagagagagagagagagagagagagagagagagagagagagagagtatatgCAAATTTATGACCAAAAAATCTGTATTTTTTGTAGggtttttttgaaattcaaaccaTGCAAATCTAGAACACtatgattaatatttttctccAATTTGTCGCCCACATTCTCGCTCCACTCCTCATTTGCTTCCTAGACCGACTCTTATGAGCTCTGTTTTCTCTCACTCACTCACTACTTTCGCTCCTGAGAAGACAAGTGAGAGCCAAAAGTCGAAAGCCGAAAGCCATAAGCCAAAAGCTGAAAGCTATATTTTTGCTCTCAAATTCCAATTGGGTTTGTTTGTGAGTTACCAAATTGAGCTACGAACCAGAGTGTCACCAATGCTTTGcttgtttgtttcatttttgGGCATCCATGCATGGCTGGCTTTTGCAGCTTTAGCGTATAGGGCCTACCATCTCAACTCCCACGTACGCGGGACCCGTTTAAAGAATCCCCAACACGGACGCATGGAATTCACCGCCATTAAATTTGCCTAACGTAGTAACGTATAGGTTTATTGGATAATATTACtaagataaaatttataaacaaaatttacaaattaaatgatgtgtcatcaaaaTAAATGagtacgtttatcaacgtttaagtaataattcaatcaacaacttccatgtcatttagtttataaagttttgtctacaaatttagtttccttaATATTATCCATATCTACTAGCatgtttttggaatttgaaaAGTATAAAGTGTTGCAATATGGGAGTTTTCACATTCTTATTTGGACAAATATCATAtgcattttaatttaaatatcgaCATTGTGTTCACATGACAAAATTCCTTTTAAATAACACAAGTTCAAACTTTGATTGGCACTACCCTTGAATTTACATACTAAATTCTTTGATAGGAAAGCTAGAAGCactagaaaaacaaacaaataccATATGCAAACTATTCTTATACAATTTGAGATAagtgtttgttgttttttgcAATGATGTTGAAAACTATAAATTAATCTAGTGACGtgagtttttagtttttcttttttttaatttttttatgcagTTTGTGCCTCCTTTAATTTTACCCTTTTCGGTTTGTTTCATTTACAATTTTGTTAAGATTTATGTCTTGTACGTACGGTTGAGGTTTTTAAATGAATATCATTGACTAGAATGAGTGAATGACATGTTACATGTCTTTGAAGTTGTCATTGTTACTAATATATGTCCTATATCCTTGATGGACAATTAGTTGGATGATCATTCTTTCGTTATAACATTGTTGTGCGTTCATTATGTCATCGTTTATCTTTGGGCTAATTATCCATTCTTTATTTAAGGTGAAATTGTTTCATCTTTCAAGgcaaaaaatagtaaaaaaaatttgagaacaGAATGACAAATTCAACCCCATCCTCCATTGTCATACCTAGGGATGGCAACGGGGTGGATTGGGTTCGGATGTGCCATCTCCATACCTGAACCCATTTATTTTCCTTGAACCTGAACCCGTGGAATTCCCGAACATATTTTCCCCATAATCGAACTTGTCGGGTGACGGATTTTTGATTGAGGAACGGCTTTTCCCATTatgatatttatattattaactaaatgaagaatattaaataaatgaTATTAAATAAATTGCTATTATTAATACAATTGATACAATGCATCTAATaagtaatattaaaaatttatattacTAAGAAAACATTTACACTCTTAAAAattactagcatatgggcacacacaaagtgtgtgagaattttttttatttttgtttgtgaaataggaggagagagagggagagagtgatagagaacgTGGGAGCGggaaggtttttttattttattttattttattttaaattggagatatgttaggattacatgtagttgaggctttgaaaaaaaaaacagtaaaatttggttgtgtgaaattagaTTTCTGCcctatatttcttatttatattatgttataattaaagggttaaactagtaatttcatagggttttagttgacaatgagtgttttcttaattagtagagataagcATATAATTCATATTATTAATGatataaaagtaaataattgATTTCATATTTAATAATGCATGATTATTAACAATCCCTTttcatataataaatatttatattttttttattcatagaTGAAATTGTTCGGTTTCGGGTATGGGTTCGGGCCGAATACCCCAATAACCACAACCGAACCTGAAACCAAACCATTCGGATCGGTTACTTACGAGAATCATATTTGATAGATTAAATTGCCATCCCTACCTACCGTCATTGTCACTCTAAACTTCTTTCCTTTCTATACTTTAAATTCAACTTGTTAGTTTCTATTTCCTACTTCCTATTGATGGAAAGTTAGTGATAACAATTATAAATGATTATTAATGGAAATTGAATAGGAAGTTTACTTATAACGTTAACTTATTTTGAACGTTATGCTTTATAAGAAAAGATATTCTACGGTTCATATTTACTTACGAACTATAGCAAGAACATAGTTGAAGATAGATATATACAGACTGGATCAATTTTTATGTTTCCCCCTTCCGATTGGATATACGTGAGCAAAAGCTTCTGTGAGAACATCAATGTTATATATAAAATCGTATACTTTCTGTTaccggaaaaaaaaataaatcgtATACTTTCAATAATAACTAGATGGTGTGTGTGATGATTTGAAACTGAAGAAAATAAGTTCACGTTTTAGAAAAAAATGTGTTAACACAAGTATATAATTTATTCAAAACAAATACGCCTAATGTTATACATTAGGCTTTCCAGAATGGTATACCGCATcaaagaaaaagtaaattacacacacacacacacacacacacacacacagacacacacacacacacaaatgaTATAAAATCTACACTAAATtcatataaattatatttagaacCTATAAacgtttccaaaaaaaaaaaaaaagaagacatatatcatatatatgcaTGTCTCAAAAGTGCTTGCTTAATTTTCATACAAATGATATATTTGCTTTTAAGTGACCATCACTTGGTTTTTTTTATCACCAAATGTTTTAAGAACCAAGACGTATAGTTCCGCATGATTCATTTTTATAGTAATTAAGAGAATAATTAAAGTATTAGAATAGGAGATTTCTCAAATTTAATGGTGATCAGAACTTGGATTTAGGTTTTAAGTTCAATCTatcatgaaaattgaaaatctaCCAAAATTGGACACACTAGATCctatttactttatttattttcatttggtttatgAGCCACGAGCCGTTAGTTAGAtactttaaattcaaattccatCCAATAAAAAATTGACAGTAATATCAAATTCTTAGCCAATTCAAAGATTTGAGTCAAATTAAGGTAACCATAATCTAATCATAAATTTGATAATCTGAAACAGATAATAGATAACACAAGTTGAGAGGTCACTATATATGATCGAATCCTCAAA is a genomic window containing:
- the LOC137714566 gene encoding uncharacterized protein; amino-acid sequence: MEDGYVVPLSTVVLIEAQTRELKENIKRDAKALGVIQNAISNENFPRISNKTDAKSTWDVLEKVYRGSTKVRAVKLQSLRRDFEYIRRKDDELLDDYLSRLSEIINQMKSYGETLSDERIVQKYLISLPRKYDNIVSIIEETKDLSTLSVEELIGLLKGFAQRLSRHDNNDVENVFQTLTVNPKTKASSSQSKAKSNKNWKGKKKVWEGKGKRRKRLRRVRMFRSEKFVTKLILMNVGSREK
- the LOC137714567 gene encoding uncharacterized protein codes for the protein MAHEEEQTQNTSTEIIGLGSNNIISSRSSSKKTKQKKVPQRGLGVAQLEKIRLEEQQKKAAAAAILSTTPPSSLPSPTKSSSYSCTSSVPIRHFYQPPSSIPFPSLDLPSPNSIFHPQFIPSAHSGVDGRKPMISSGTVPFGVGNNNNNNNINGGGNGNHVPNLWDPCEFNILDQKVSCNPGLDPGLAFRSTMNLPFESSNNNPVWPLSNFPTRTQQFHHQQPPPPPPPPPPPSMVNLSTANSSSVLNLQIEPPSNQSYYSNYTPMWPDEEKVCSVHLYI